Proteins co-encoded in one Methylomonas albis genomic window:
- a CDS encoding GTPase — MLEFIQLLKQRYQTVLRQLDKKNPQYMDYQQRIEQLLYGEAFIRKGDLLDGNPGFPLQIAVIGPTQAGKSSVVNLLLNANAAGVSPLAGYTVQAQGFCHALTPDDCDGMQHYFGRFQYLEQTELRPGRYDCYSLSPSAGASALLPACVCWDTPDFDSIDAADYREGVIRTIALADIVVLVVSKEKYADQSVWEMMKAIEIFQQPTLVCVNKLNEGSEPVILDSLRQKWMQSRQDPLPTVVPLLFQKLPAVPSWPQSAKHAFSDLAKKVTRHKHAARQQQLLSRYWLDWLQPVFAEHHAQHHWQTLVDQALAQAVKEYQRDYLNHPYHYETFQNALLNLLTLLEIPGIAKALGKTRRAMTWPFRKLFALGSGNAAINPNQELSVLNQLGEHLLIQIADRLLEKTETEPADSRWWKEVAMALRQKRVDLLQVYRQAVTDYHSDFQQDVEASAQRLYLKLQEQPLVLNSLRATRITTDAGALLLAIQAGGIGVHDLVLTPLMLTITSLLAESAIGSYMHKVEAELKQHQLNTVKTALFEACLKQRLYLLPQGVQSPTRFNISEQQCHVAEQTLKEKKHGLRLL, encoded by the coding sequence ACCAAACTGTGCTACGGCAGCTGGATAAAAAAAATCCCCAGTATATGGATTATCAGCAACGTATCGAACAATTGTTATACGGCGAAGCCTTCATTCGCAAAGGCGACTTGCTGGACGGCAACCCCGGTTTTCCGCTGCAAATTGCCGTAATCGGGCCGACGCAGGCCGGTAAAAGTTCTGTGGTCAATCTGCTGTTAAATGCCAATGCCGCGGGAGTGAGTCCGCTGGCCGGTTACACCGTGCAGGCCCAGGGTTTTTGCCATGCCCTGACACCGGACGACTGCGACGGGATGCAACATTATTTTGGTCGCTTTCAATATCTGGAACAAACTGAATTGCGGCCAGGAAGATACGATTGCTATTCATTGAGTCCAAGCGCGGGCGCCTCTGCGTTGTTGCCGGCTTGCGTTTGCTGGGATACCCCGGATTTCGATTCAATAGATGCCGCCGATTATCGGGAAGGTGTGATTCGCACCATCGCGCTGGCCGACATCGTGGTATTGGTGGTCAGCAAAGAGAAATACGCCGATCAATCGGTGTGGGAAATGATGAAAGCCATCGAGATTTTCCAACAACCGACTCTGGTTTGCGTAAACAAACTCAACGAAGGCAGCGAGCCGGTGATACTGGATTCCTTGCGGCAAAAATGGATGCAGAGCCGTCAGGACCCTTTGCCTACCGTGGTGCCTTTATTATTCCAAAAACTACCGGCAGTGCCGAGCTGGCCGCAGTCGGCTAAGCATGCATTCTCTGATCTGGCGAAAAAAGTCACCCGTCACAAACATGCCGCTCGCCAGCAGCAATTACTCAGCCGCTATTGGTTGGACTGGCTGCAACCGGTGTTTGCCGAACACCACGCCCAGCACCATTGGCAAACTTTGGTCGATCAAGCGCTGGCGCAAGCAGTAAAGGAGTACCAACGCGATTATCTCAACCATCCGTATCATTACGAAACCTTTCAAAACGCCTTGTTAAATCTGCTGACGTTGCTGGAAATCCCCGGCATCGCTAAAGCGCTAGGCAAGACCCGACGGGCGATGACTTGGCCGTTTCGTAAATTATTTGCATTGGGTAGCGGTAATGCTGCTATCAATCCGAATCAGGAGCTTAGTGTGCTGAATCAGCTAGGCGAGCATCTCTTGATTCAAATTGCTGACCGCTTGCTGGAGAAGACCGAAACCGAGCCGGCCGATAGTCGCTGGTGGAAAGAAGTCGCGATGGCGCTCAGACAGAAACGCGTCGATTTATTGCAGGTTTATCGACAGGCGGTGACGGATTATCACAGCGATTTTCAGCAGGATGTGGAAGCTTCCGCTCAGCGCTTGTATTTAAAGCTACAAGAGCAACCGCTGGTTTTGAACAGCCTGCGTGCCACCCGTATCACCACCGACGCCGGCGCCTTATTGCTGGCGATTCAGGCCGGCGGCATCGGCGTCCACGATTTGGTGCTCACGCCATTGATGCTGACCATTACTTCCTTGCTGGCTGAAAGTGCTATTGGCAGCTATATGCATAAGGTCGAAGCCGAATTAAAACAGCATCAACTCAACACTGTGAAAACCGCGCTGTTCGAGGCCTGCCTGAAACAACGGCTGTATTTGCTACCGCAAGGTGTGCAATCGCCCACTCGTTTTAATATTTCCGAACAACAATGCCACGTCGCGGAACAGACGCTGAAAGAGAAGAAACATGGCTTACGATTACTCTGA